CGGGCAGGAGCGGAAGGTGGTTCCGCCGCTATCGCCGGTACGGTACTGGCAAAGACCGCACAACCGGCGAGCAAAACATGCCGCAAAGGACGGTACACAGTGAGCCTCCGAAATCAAATTGCGGGCAGCCGGTTGGCTGGCTAGTTCAAACTGCTTCCACCAGCGCCAAGTCTGGCGAGCCTTGGAGCAGGCCCATTCTACTGCGCTTGCGCGTGCGAAGAACGCATTAGGGGCCTTCTCTCATGGTCAGCGACAAACTGCGACCGGCCGAAGATCCGCCGCCGGCACTCGCCGGGGGGAGTGAAATCGGCATAATTGCACAGGTGCCCCTGTAGCCTGCCTGACACGTTAAGCCTCCTCTTCTTGCAGCGGTTCCATGCCCCTCGTTACCGTGAGCGACCTTTCCATTGGCTTTCGGGGGCGTACCCTGCTCGATGCGATTTCCTGTCAGATCGAGCCTGGCCAGCGCATCGCCTTGTTGGGCCGCAACGGCGAAGGGAAGACGACGTTCATGCGGCTTTTGTGCGGGCAGATCGAACCCGATTCCGGCCAGATCGCGCACGCAGCAACCGTGAAAATCGCGATCCTGCCGCAAGACGTTCCCCAGGATATCGCCGGTACGATCCGCGAAGTCGTCGCGCTTGGGCTGCTGAACCGGGAAGCTGAACCGGAAATGGCCTGGCGCGACGAACAGCAAATCGACCGCATCCTGGCCGAGATGGAACTGCCGGCTGCCGACCGCTTCGAAACACTTTCCTCAGGCATGAAACGGCGCGTGCTGCTCGCTCGGGCGTTGGTCTCGTCGCCTGACTTGCTGCTGCTGGACGAACCGACGAACCATCTCGACATCGACGCCATTCGCTGGCTGGAGGAATTTCTCGAGCGCCTGAGCACGACATTGATCTTCGTCACTCACGATCGCGTGTTCCTGCGCCGACTGGCCACGCGGATCCTGGAAATCGATCGCGGGCGGTTATTCGATTGGTCGTGCGACTACGACACGTTCCTGACCCGCAAAGAGGATTGGCTGGCCGCCGAGGAAAAGCAGAACGCGCTGTTCGACAAGCGGCTGGCCGAAGAAGAAGCGTGGCTGCGTCAAGGCATCAAGGCGCGGCGCACGCGTAACGAAGGACGCGTGCGGGCGCTCGAGCAGATGCGGCGCGTGCGCCGCGATCGACCGACCGCGGTCGGTAAAGTGAACCTTGTTATCGCCGACGCGCAGCGCAGCGGCACGCTGGTCGCGGAGCTGGACAGCGTCACGTTCGGGTATGGCGAGCGCACGATCGTGCCTGACTTTTCGGCGACGATCCTGCGCGGCGACAAGATCGGCATCTTTGGCCCGAACGGGGCCGGCAAGACGACCTTGCTGCGGTTGCTGCTGCGACAGCTCGAGCCCGACTCGGGAAACGTTCGCTTGGGAACCAACCTGCAAATTGCCTACTTCGATCAATTGCGCCAGCAGTTGAATCCCGAGGCGTCGGTGCAGGAGAACGTCGGCGACGGCTATGACACCGTCACGATTGCCGGAAAGTCGCGGCACGTGATCGGGTATCTGGAAGAGTTTCTGTTCAGCCCCGAACGTTCGAGGACGCCCGTGCGTTTTCTGTCGGGCGGAGAGTGCAACCGCGTTCTGCTGGCCAAACTATTCGCCAAGCCGGCCAACGTGATCGTCTTGGACGAGCCGACGAACGACCTCGACGCCGAGACCCTGGAGTTGCTCGAAGAACGGCTGGTGCAATTCAGTGGCACCGTGCTCGTCGTGAGCCATGACCGAGCCTTTTTGAACAATGTCGTCACGAGCACTTACGTCTTCGAAGACGGACAGGTGCGCGAGTACGTCGGTGGCTACGACGATTGGCAACGACAACGCGCGGCATCGATTGCTGCAACCGCCCCGCCGCCCCGGCCGAGTGCCAGCACGTCCCCCAAGGAACGTTCGTCGTCGTCGGCTG
The nucleotide sequence above comes from Pirellulales bacterium. Encoded proteins:
- a CDS encoding ATP-binding cassette domain-containing protein, whose translation is MPLVTVSDLSIGFRGRTLLDAISCQIEPGQRIALLGRNGEGKTTFMRLLCGQIEPDSGQIAHAATVKIAILPQDVPQDIAGTIREVVALGLLNREAEPEMAWRDEQQIDRILAEMELPAADRFETLSSGMKRRVLLARALVSSPDLLLLDEPTNHLDIDAIRWLEEFLERLSTTLIFVTHDRVFLRRLATRILEIDRGRLFDWSCDYDTFLTRKEDWLAAEEKQNALFDKRLAEEEAWLRQGIKARRTRNEGRVRALEQMRRVRRDRPTAVGKVNLVIADAQRSGTLVAELDSVTFGYGERTIVPDFSATILRGDKIGIFGPNGAGKTTLLRLLLRQLEPDSGNVRLGTNLQIAYFDQLRQQLNPEASVQENVGDGYDTVTIAGKSRHVIGYLEEFLFSPERSRTPVRFLSGGECNRVLLAKLFAKPANVIVLDEPTNDLDAETLELLEERLVQFSGTVLVVSHDRAFLNNVVTSTYVFEDGQVREYVGGYDDWQRQRAASIAATAPPPRPSASTSPKERSSSSADAKAGTPKRRLSFKERQELQTLPQTIEQLEGEISTLHQAMAQEDFYRQPGKQIAEQQARLKELEVRLAESYERWEQLDQFAE